One window of the Halictus rubicundus isolate RS-2024b chromosome 6, iyHalRubi1_principal, whole genome shotgun sequence genome contains the following:
- the LOC143355061 gene encoding zinc finger HIT domain-containing protein 1, whose translation MAARESGRIKDAYQKRVLDEAARKRRQKKALEALEQDNFHDDPHADLVMSKKVPKFQETLDNRGGRRKKTRSAEYYKQRFRKTFGQLVEEDLNINSNPPNYASAQAPPSRFPERHFCAVCGFPSNYTCIPCGARYCSMKCLGTHLDTRCLKWTA comes from the exons ATGGCTGCACGAGAATCTGGCAGAATAAAAGATGCATATCAGAAGAGAGTACTCGATGAAGCTGCTCGAAAACGTAGACAAAAGAAAGCATTGGAAGCTTTGGAGCAAGACAATTTTCATGATGATCCACATGCAGATTTGG TAATGAGTAAAAAGGTTCCAAAATTTCAAGAAACATTAGATAACAGAGGTGGCAGAAGGAAAAAAACTAGATCAGCAGAATATTATAAGCAACGATTTAGAAAAACCTTTGGTCAATTAGTAGAAGAAGATCTTAATATTAATTCAAATCCTCCAAACTATGCTTCTGCTCAAGCACCACCATCACGCTTTCCTGAACGTCACTTTTGTGCAGTTTGTGGATTTCCTAGCAATTATACTTGTATTCCTTGCGGTGCTAGATACTGTAGCATGAAATGTTTGGGTACTCATCTAGACACAAGGTGTTTAAAATGGACAGCTTAA
- the Tfb5 gene encoding transcription factor B5 produces MVNVTKGILVECDAAMKEFLLHLDETFALGRKFIIQDLDERHLFISADILDTLQTKVDDLMDQISFPLAEKGI; encoded by the exons ATGGTAAATGTTACAAAAGGAATTTTGGTTGAATG TGATGCAGCTATGAAGGAATTTCTTTTACATTTGGATGAAACTTTTGCTTTAGGACGAAAATTTATAATTCAAGACTTGGACGAGAGACACCTGTTTATTTCTGCTGATATCTTAGATACACTACAAACAAAAGTGGATGATCTCATGGATCAAATATCATTTCCCCTAGCAGAAAaaggaatataa
- the LOC143355060 gene encoding meiotic nuclear division protein 1 homolog, which translates to MSKRKGVSLDEKRARMLQIFYEKKEFFTLKELEKIAPKEKGIVAQSVKDILQALVDDGLVRSEKIGTSVYFWTFPGENITAIELRISEASKKIVEAEFKRQKLKELCAKEQIGKENTEERQVLLHELEELKAQEDQLKNQIAKFSDADPEVTAKLREKAQEYKEAANIWTDNIFAIQSWCKNKFDISEKSLNKQFNIPDDLDYKE; encoded by the exons ATGTCGAAACGAAAAGGAGTCTCTCTTGACGAGAAACGTGCAAGAATGCttcaaatattttatgaaaagaaagaatttttcACATTGAAAGAATTAGAAAAAATTGCACCGAAAGAAAAAGGCATTGTAGCACAATCTGTAAAAGATATACTCCAAGCATTAGTTGATGATGGATTAGTAAGATCCGAGAAAATTGGTACATCTGTATATTTCTGGACATTTCCAGG AGAAAACATAACTGCCATAGAACTGAGGATATCGGAAGCTTCTAAAAAAATAGTGGAGGCAGAATTTAAACGTCAAAAACTAAAGGAACTTTGTGCCAAAGAGCAG ATAGGAAAGGAGAATACAGAAGAACGCCAAGTTCTCTTACATGAATTAGAAGAGCTAAAGGCACAAGAGgatcaattaaaaaatcaaattgctAAATTTAGTGATGCTGATCCAGAAGTTACAGCTAAACTTAGAGAAAAAGCACAG GAATATAAAGAAGCTGCTAATATATGGACAGACAATATTTTTGCTATTCAAAGTTGGTGCAAAAATAAGTTTGACATTTCTGAAAAAAGTCTtaataaacaatttaatattCCTGATGATTTAGATtataaagaatga
- the LOC143354893 gene encoding uncharacterized protein LOC143354893 isoform X2 encodes MGRQLWLNSLGLDESTVPKEYVVCSDHFRSQDFDRCLTSTRLQPHAISYVQVLEDIRERKSVHVRMLSTDKCTSMSPQKIFHTLTKQEMRKQLARM; translated from the exons ATGGGACGCCAATTATGGCTAAATAGTTTGGGCTTAGACGAGTCGACTGTACCTAAAGAGTATGTGGTATGTTCAGATCATTTTAGGAGCCAGGATTTTGATAGATGCTTAACATCTACAAGGTTACAACCACATGCTATATCTTAC gtTCAAGTTTTAGAAGATATAAGGGAAAGAAAATCAGTCCATGTAAGAATGTTGTCTACTGATAAGTGTACATCTATGTCTCCACAGAAGATATTCCACACACTGACTAAACAAGAAATGCGGAAGCAGCTAGCAAGAATGTGA
- the LOC143354893 gene encoding uncharacterized protein LOC143354893 isoform X1, with product MKEIRVSHKIISFILNLFLRLPKSGMGRQLWLNSLGLDESTVPKEYVVCSDHFRSQDFDRCLTSTRLQPHAISYVQVLEDIRERKSVHVRMLSTDKCTSMSPQKIFHTLTKQEMRKQLARM from the exons ATGAAGGAAATAAGGGTTTCACATAAGATAATTTCTTTTATACTTAATTTATTTCTTAGGCTTCCAAAAAGTGGCATGGGACGCCAATTATGGCTAAATAGTTTGGGCTTAGACGAGTCGACTGTACCTAAAGAGTATGTGGTATGTTCAGATCATTTTAGGAGCCAGGATTTTGATAGATGCTTAACATCTACAAGGTTACAACCACATGCTATATCTTAC gtTCAAGTTTTAGAAGATATAAGGGAAAGAAAATCAGTCCATGTAAGAATGTTGTCTACTGATAAGTGTACATCTATGTCTCCACAGAAGATATTCCACACACTGACTAAACAAGAAATGCGGAAGCAGCTAGCAAGAATGTGA